One genomic window of Candidatus Nezhaarchaeales archaeon includes the following:
- a CDS encoding 50S ribosomal protein L39e — protein MARNKPGAKKRRMAKASKQNSAVPTWVIAKTRGKFRRHPKLRNWRRTKLKL, from the coding sequence ATGGCTAGGAATAAACCGGGAGCTAAAAAGCGGAGAATGGCGAAGGCGAGTAAACAAAATAGTGCGGTTCCAACGTGGGTTATCGCGAAAACTAGAGGTAAGTTTAGAAGGCATCCTAAGCTTAGGAACTGGAGGAGGACGAAGCTTAAGCTTTAA